One window of the Pseudokineococcus lusitanus genome contains the following:
- a CDS encoding glutamate--cysteine ligase, producing MGDEVSGTATTPEGRRRYRERLRSQLEVLQRLLDADAFRTDGTLTGMEVELALVGADARPSRANRDVLRTLSDPLVTTELGSHTIELNVPPARMHAGGAQALEEDLRARLEAADVAARAHGARVVMVGIVPTLLPDDQTEGWMTRSPRYRALDEAVRAQRGEDLLLDIRGDEERLLAHSASIAPEAACTSVQLHLQTTPEDFPAVHNAAQLLAGAQVALAANSPFYGGRRLWDESRLPVFAQSTDSRAPELAAQGVRERVLLGREWTTSAHALFADAVRHYPPLLPELGEEDSLRVLSRGGVPRLPELRMQNGTVWRWNRPVYDVVDGAPNLRVENRVLPSGPTVVDMVANAAFWFGAVRALAAREHRPWEGPDAVPFAVAQAGLDAGARRGMRSRLPWPDERTGEVVERDADDLVLRTLLPLVHEGLRDWGIEAAVCDRYLGVLEERARTRRTGAQWQHDSVAAAERGGTDRREALHTMLVRYAELMRAGEPVATWAVPA from the coding sequence GTGGGTGACGAGGTCTCGGGCACGGCCACCACGCCCGAGGGGCGGCGCCGGTACCGCGAGCGGCTGAGGAGCCAGCTCGAGGTGCTGCAGCGGCTGCTCGACGCCGACGCCTTCCGCACCGACGGGACGCTCACCGGCATGGAGGTGGAGCTGGCGCTCGTCGGCGCCGACGCCCGGCCGTCCCGGGCCAACCGCGACGTGCTGCGGACGCTGTCCGACCCGCTCGTCACCACCGAGCTCGGGTCGCACACCATCGAGCTCAACGTGCCGCCGGCCCGGATGCACGCGGGCGGCGCCCAGGCGCTCGAGGAGGACCTCCGGGCCCGGCTGGAGGCCGCCGACGTCGCCGCCCGCGCGCACGGGGCGCGCGTGGTCATGGTGGGGATCGTCCCGACGCTCCTGCCGGACGACCAGACCGAGGGGTGGATGACGCGCTCCCCGCGCTACCGCGCCCTCGACGAGGCGGTGCGGGCCCAGCGCGGCGAGGACCTGCTCCTCGACATCCGTGGCGACGAGGAGCGGCTGCTGGCCCACTCCGCCTCCATCGCCCCCGAGGCGGCGTGCACCTCCGTCCAGCTGCACCTGCAGACCACGCCCGAGGACTTCCCCGCCGTCCACAACGCCGCCCAGCTTCTCGCGGGGGCGCAGGTGGCCCTGGCCGCGAACTCGCCGTTCTACGGCGGGCGGCGGCTGTGGGACGAGTCACGGCTGCCGGTCTTCGCGCAGTCGACCGACTCACGGGCGCCCGAGCTGGCCGCCCAGGGCGTGCGCGAGCGCGTGCTCCTCGGGCGCGAGTGGACGACGTCCGCGCACGCCCTCTTCGCCGACGCGGTCCGGCACTACCCGCCGCTGCTGCCCGAGCTCGGCGAGGAGGACTCGCTGCGCGTGCTCTCCCGCGGCGGCGTGCCGCGGCTGCCCGAGCTGCGGATGCAGAACGGCACGGTCTGGCGGTGGAACCGCCCGGTGTACGACGTCGTCGACGGCGCCCCCAACCTGCGGGTCGAGAACCGGGTGCTGCCCTCGGGCCCCACGGTGGTGGACATGGTGGCCAACGCCGCCTTCTGGTTCGGCGCCGTGCGCGCCCTCGCCGCCCGGGAGCACCGCCCGTGGGAGGGCCCCGACGCCGTCCCCTTCGCCGTCGCGCAGGCCGGCCTCGACGCGGGCGCCCGGCGGGGGATGCGCTCGCGGCTGCCGTGGCCCGACGAGCGCACGGGCGAGGTCGTCGAGCGCGACGCCGACGACCTCGTCCTGCGGACGCTCCTGCCGCTGGTCCACGAGGGCCTGCGGGACTGGGGGATCGAGGCGGCGGTGTGCGACCGCTACCTCGGGGTGCTCGAGGAGCGCGCGCGGACGCGGCGCACGGGCGCGCAGTGGCAGCACGACTCCGTCGCGGCCGCCGAGCGGGGTGGCACGGACCGCCGCGAGGCGCTGCACACGATGCTCGTGCGCTACGCCGAGCTCATGCGAGCGGGCGAGCCGGTGGCCACCTGGGCGGTCCCGGCCTGA
- a CDS encoding ATP-binding protein, translated as MRVLRLRLQNFRGVADREVTPAPTGVTVLAGDNEVGKTSLVEALDMLLDEYDDARKKAVRRTQPVGQDVPTVVEAEVQAGAHRFTYRKQWHRQPSTRLVVHEPAPEQLAGREAHDWVLAVLGAEVDLPLWRALRLQQGVPLEQADLQARSSLAQALDATVAGTVGGEREETLVARAEEEFLRYWTPTGGRRTEARTLEADVAAASARVTALEAEVAGVERVVERLDRARADAADERAAGAQDAAAVRDAEERVADLHGVVRAVEVARGALAAADAAAATAERERAGRRALLARAEEAREAAAERDVAAATAAADLAAAEDHLRAVARELELARDAAAARREEREDALAAEQRHAEVVEVTRLRAVLADAVAAQRRVAAAEEAVAAAPVDDAALALVEDAARALAVAAARAGAATPVVVLEGAGRTLLTSDGERVLDEGPEEVRLVGGTWFEAGGVRVSARPSADQERAEADARRAEDALAGLCARLGVDDAAAAATAARARREATAELERARDAARRAASGEDLDAARRRVARADDLEGSPDAAAGADDAAADAGAATGEHLRRRREEADGALGAADLAVVRAGVRLEAAREAVDGAAARSADRTAAATAADARERVVLDELAGARAALPDDRAAEDAEDALRRRGEAAASLAVAEAAVAVAGVADAQAELDLRRARLLDGQKRLRAHEDEVGALTAVLEAQGGLGLAEQLGQARAEEERARRALVAWDRRATAARTLHEALQAARASAHAAYVEPLRAQLHRLAVPVFGPDVQVEVGPDLRVVSRTLGGVTVPFEQLSAGAREQLALLGRLACAVLVSGGAGVPVVVDDALGWSDPRRLDGMARALSVAGASCQVLVLTCVPDRYRLVTGARTERLHA; from the coding sequence ATGAGGGTCCTGCGGCTGCGGCTGCAGAACTTCCGCGGGGTGGCCGACCGCGAGGTGACGCCGGCGCCCACCGGCGTCACGGTGCTCGCCGGCGACAACGAGGTGGGCAAGACGAGCCTCGTCGAGGCGCTCGACATGCTTCTCGACGAGTACGACGACGCCCGGAAGAAGGCGGTGAGACGCACCCAGCCCGTCGGGCAGGACGTGCCCACCGTCGTCGAGGCGGAGGTGCAGGCGGGCGCCCACCGCTTCACGTACCGCAAGCAGTGGCACCGCCAGCCGTCCACCCGGCTCGTCGTGCACGAGCCGGCGCCCGAGCAGCTCGCCGGGCGGGAGGCCCACGACTGGGTGCTCGCCGTCCTCGGCGCGGAGGTCGACCTGCCGCTGTGGCGGGCCCTGCGCCTCCAGCAGGGCGTGCCCCTCGAGCAGGCGGACCTCCAGGCGCGCTCGTCGCTCGCGCAGGCCCTCGACGCCACCGTCGCCGGCACCGTCGGCGGCGAGCGGGAGGAGACGCTCGTCGCGCGGGCCGAGGAGGAGTTCCTCCGCTACTGGACGCCGACCGGCGGTCGGCGGACGGAGGCGCGGACGCTCGAGGCCGACGTCGCCGCCGCCTCGGCGCGCGTCACCGCCCTCGAGGCCGAGGTGGCGGGCGTCGAACGGGTCGTCGAGCGCCTCGACCGGGCCCGCGCCGACGCCGCCGACGAGCGGGCCGCGGGGGCGCAGGACGCCGCCGCCGTCCGGGACGCGGAGGAGCGGGTCGCCGACCTCCACGGGGTCGTCCGGGCCGTCGAGGTGGCCCGCGGGGCCCTGGCGGCGGCCGACGCCGCCGCGGCCACCGCCGAGCGGGAACGGGCGGGCCGCCGCGCGCTGCTCGCGCGGGCCGAGGAGGCGCGGGAGGCCGCGGCCGAGCGCGACGTCGCCGCGGCCACGGCCGCGGCCGACCTCGCGGCGGCGGAGGACCACCTGCGTGCGGTCGCCCGGGAGCTGGAGCTCGCCCGGGACGCCGCCGCGGCGCGTCGGGAGGAGCGCGAGGACGCCCTCGCCGCCGAGCAGCGGCACGCCGAGGTGGTCGAGGTGACGCGCCTGCGCGCGGTCCTCGCCGACGCCGTCGCCGCGCAGCGCCGGGTGGCCGCGGCCGAGGAGGCCGTCGCCGCCGCACCGGTCGACGACGCCGCCCTGGCCCTCGTCGAGGACGCCGCGCGGGCCCTCGCCGTGGCCGCCGCGCGGGCGGGCGCGGCCACCCCGGTGGTCGTGCTCGAGGGCGCCGGTCGGACCCTGCTCACGTCCGACGGGGAGCGGGTGCTCGACGAGGGGCCCGAGGAGGTCCGGCTCGTCGGCGGCACCTGGTTCGAGGCGGGCGGGGTCCGCGTGAGCGCCCGTCCCTCCGCCGACCAGGAGCGGGCCGAGGCCGACGCCCGCCGGGCCGAGGACGCCCTCGCCGGGCTGTGCGCCCGCCTCGGCGTCGACGACGCGGCGGCGGCGGCCACGGCCGCCCGCGCCCGCCGGGAGGCCACGGCAGAGCTCGAGCGGGCCCGGGACGCGGCCCGGCGGGCGGCGTCGGGGGAGGACCTCGACGCCGCCCGCCGACGGGTCGCGCGCGCCGACGACCTCGAGGGGTCGCCCGACGCCGCCGCGGGCGCCGACGACGCCGCCGCCGACGCCGGGGCGGCGACGGGGGAGCACCTGCGCCGGCGGCGGGAGGAGGCCGACGGGGCGCTCGGTGCGGCCGACCTCGCCGTCGTCCGCGCCGGGGTGCGGCTCGAGGCGGCGCGCGAGGCCGTGGACGGCGCGGCCGCGCGCTCCGCCGACCGCACCGCCGCGGCGACGGCGGCCGACGCGCGCGAGCGGGTCGTCCTCGACGAGCTGGCCGGGGCCCGCGCCGCGCTGCCCGACGACCGGGCCGCCGAGGACGCCGAGGACGCGCTGCGGCGGCGCGGGGAGGCGGCGGCCTCGCTCGCCGTCGCCGAGGCGGCGGTCGCCGTCGCCGGGGTGGCGGACGCCCAGGCCGAGCTGGACCTGCGCCGGGCGCGGCTCCTCGACGGGCAGAAGCGGCTCCGCGCGCACGAGGACGAGGTGGGCGCGCTCACGGCGGTCCTCGAGGCGCAGGGCGGTCTCGGCCTCGCCGAGCAGCTGGGGCAGGCGCGGGCCGAGGAGGAGCGTGCCCGTCGGGCCCTCGTGGCGTGGGACCGGCGGGCGACCGCGGCGAGGACCCTGCACGAGGCGCTGCAGGCGGCCCGGGCGTCCGCCCACGCCGCCTACGTCGAGCCCCTGCGCGCCCAGCTGCACCGGCTGGCCGTGCCCGTCTTCGGCCCCGACGTCCAGGTGGAGGTGGGCCCCGACCTGCGGGTGGTCTCCCGCACCCTCGGCGGCGTCACGGTGCCCTTCGAGCAGCTCTCGGCCGGTGCGCGCGAGCAGCTGGCCCTGCTCGGACGGCTGGCGTGCGCCGTCCTCGTCAGCGGCGGCGCCGGTGTCCCCGTCGTCGTCGACGACGCGCTCGGCTGGTCCGACCCCCGGCGCCTCGACGGCATGGCCCGCGCGCTGTCCGTGGCCGGGGCGTCCTGCCAGGTGCTCGTCCTCACGTGCGTCCCGGACCGGTACCGCCTCGTCACCGGGGCGCGGACGGAGCGGCTGCACGCCTGA